The genomic region GCATCGAATTTCCCTAAATCGCTGAGGGCTTGGGTCAGCGTTTTTTCTACTTGTTCGCCAATGGCTTGAGCCAGCGCTCGACCGACGAAAAAGGCGTTGACTTCAGGTTTACTCATGCTGACGAAAGCTCCCTACATGCATCTCGCCAAAGATTATAACTTGGTTGCTCGATCTGATGTCGGCTTGGCGACGCAGAAGCGCGGATCGATCGCCTCTAAAACAGTTTGATGCCAATTTGTCCGTTAATTCCGCGAATGCTGTGATACCCGGCCCCGAAAAAAATATTGCCTTCCGGGAAGACCTGGACGCCTCCAGAAAAGGCAATGTCGCGATCGTCGGAGTCGGGATCGTCGTAGAGTCCGACGCCGACATAACCGGATACTTGACTGACAAATGGCGGGTTGATGAATTTCATCACATCGACGCCGACGGTACTGTCATTGGTCAAGCCGAGTTCGGCGCCAAATCCGAGGGCGCGAACGCCGACGGAAAAGGTCGGTTCGCTGTCTTCAATACCGACGGATACCCAGGGACGGGGGACGAGTTGGGCGATCGCCTGTCGCTCGGATCCGAGCAGGATCGCGGCGATCGCCGCGATCGCCATACTGGTGTTGGCGAGGGATTTCATTGGGGAGTTTGGAGTTTAGAGTTTAGATGGAGCAATATTATACTTTTTGACCGTTAAAATATCTTTTTAACGATCGCCCGCCCACTGCAGCAAGAACTTGGCGGCGCGATCGCAGACCCCGACTTCCCCCAAGGCTTCCTTCATGCGGGCGTAATCGGCGAACATTGCCTCGCGGGTTTCGCGATCGCGCAATAACTGCAGCCCTTCCCGGGCGATATTTTCCGGCGTCGCTTCTTCCTGCAACAACTCCGGAACCACCGATTTCATCAACACCAAATTCGGCGGCGACATGAACGGAATCGAGAAGCGCAACAGGTGGCGGGCGATCCACGCCGTAAGCGGACTGACGCGGTAAAGCACCACTTGAGGCACCCCGGCGAGGGCAATTTCGAGGTTGACCGTACCGGATTTGGTCAGGGCCAAATCGGCGCAGGCGATCGCCCACGGCGTGTCCTCGCGGTCTACGACGGTCGCCTGCAAGCCGTAGCGGGCGATCGCCCCTTCGATCGCCTCCCGGTACGTCCCCAGAGACAGGGGAACGTAAAAGCGCACTTCGGGTAGGGCCGCTTGAATCCGACGCGCCGCCTCGAACAGGGGGGGTAGCAAGTAGCGGATTTCTTGAATTCGAGATGCTGGTAATAAGACGATCGCGGGGGTTTCCGGGGCGATCGCCCATTTTTCCCGGGCGCGATCGCGTGCGGGCCATTGGGACTGGCGATCGAGCAAGGGATGGCCCACCCAAGTCACCGAAGCGCCTTTCTCCCGGTAATAGCGGGCTTCTTCGGGGAAAATCGCCAAAATGCGATCGCACAGACGGACGATCTCGCTGGTGGTGCGATCGCCCAGAGACCAGACCCACTCTTGCGGCGCGATATAGTAAATCACCTTAACTTGGGGTAAATGCCGCTTCACAAAATTGGCGATCGCCAAATTCGGCCCCATATAATCGATCGCCACGACCAGATCCGGCGGATTCTCCCTCAAATACCGTTTGGCGCGCCGTTGAATCTGCAACGTCGGCCACACAAACGGCAGCGACTCCCACAATCCCACCGATCCGATCGCCGTCGTATCGGCGAGCAATTCGGCACCCGCGCGCGCCATTTGCGCCCCGCCTAACGCCACGATTTGCAAGTCGATCCCCTGCCTCGCCGCCTGCTGGAATAACGACTCGACCAGGATCGCCCCTTGTAAATCCCCGGAGACCTCTCCGGTACAAATAAATATCCGCACCGCGCGCCCTCGATCCATTCCTACGAACGCGACCCCTTCGAGCCGGAGGTCGGACCGCGCCGTCCTTCGCCGAGAGAAGCGACTAAAAAGCGCTGCAGGTGGGCGACATATTCGTTCTCCGGGAGTAAATCCAACTGTTCGAGAGCGTGCTGTAACGTGTCGCCACTGCGGTAAAGGATGCGAAATGCCTTTTTTAGCAATTGGTGGTCTTCTCGGGTCAATGCCGCCCGTTTTAAGCCCACCAGATTGAGCGATCGCACCCGGCAGGGATTGCCTTCGACGAGCATGTACGGCGGCACGTCCCGGTCTACCCGACTCATGCCGCCGATCATCGCCAACCGACCGATATGCACGAATTGGTGAATCCCCAAAACCCCGCCGAGAACGGCGCGATCCTCAATTTGGACGTGACCCGCCAGGGCGACATTATTGGCAATCACCACGCGATCGGCGATGCGACAGTTGTGGGCAACATGAACGTAAGCCATCAGCAAATTATCATTGCCGATCGCCGTCACTTCGCCTTCTCCCGTCGCCCGATTGATCGTCACGTATTCCCGAATCGTATTGCCGTCGCCGATTTTGGTCAGACTCGGCGCGCCGTCGTACTTTAAATCTTGAGGTTCCAGACCGATCGCCGCCCCCGGATAAATGCGATTGGCTGCCCCGATTTCCGTCTGACCGTCCAACACGACATGCGCGCCGATCTTCGTTCCCGGACCGACCTTGACTTGCGCTGCGATCGTCGCGTAAGGACCGACCTCAACAGTGGGATGAATCTGGGCATCCGGATGGATGACCGCACTCGGGTGAATCAGTGTCCTCATAATTTTCAAGAGTAAAAAGCCAAAAATAAAAAGAACCCGTTATCAGCCGGGGTCTTTTTACCTTTGCTCCGGTCAATCCACGAGGGAAAACATTAATTCCCCTTCTACAGCCAGTTGGCCCTCAACTTCGGCGCGCGCTTTCATTTGAGCGAACCGCCGCCGCATTCTCATTAATTCCGTGGTCATAATCAATTGGTCGCCGGGAACCACCGGACGACGAAAGCGGACTTTATCAATTCCGGCAAAGAGGAACAAAGCGCCTTCCATTCCCGGCAGTTGGGTTAAAACGACGCCGCCGACTTGGGCCATCGCTTCGACCATCAGCACTCCCGGCATAATCGGGCGTTGGGGAAAATGCCCTTGGAACTGGGGTTCGTTAAAGCTAATATTTTTCAACCCCACGGCCCGTTCGCCGGGGACGTATTCGAGGATGCGATCGACGAGGGCGAAGGGATAGCGATGGGGAAGGAGTTTGTGTATTTCTTCGATCGATAATTGGGAAGGCGTCGGCTTGCTCTCCTCATCGGTTTGAGGTTCGGTTTGACGGTGGGCAGAATTGTTAAGGTCGGTCGAACTGGACATGGTAGATTGCTTTGACTTGCGACGCCCGTATCAGGTGAGTTGGGCTGTGGATTGAGTTGGAGTCGAACAGTTGCGAGAGCTTCCGGACTCGGCGATCGCCCGCGCGAGCCGGACGTGCAGCTTGTGACTGGCTTTGTAGGCGACGAGATGAGCTTGGGGCAGCACCCCGAGCAAGCTGAGATCTCCTACTAAGTCTAAAATTTTATGACGCACGGGTTCATTTGCAAATCGTAACGGTCCGTTGAGCCAGCCGTCGGCGCTGCAAACGAGGGCGTTGTCCAAGCTGCCGCCTTTGATTAAACCTGCATTGCGTAAGGCTTCGATTTGGTCGGCAAAACCGAAAGTCCGGGCCGGGGCGATCGCCCGTGCAAAGTCGGACGGCTCGATTTGACCGGGATCCGGGGACCAACTGTACCACTGATTGCCGATCGCCGCATAGGGAAAATCGATCCCGTAACTGATTCGCACTCCCTCGTCGGGAAACGCCGCCACGAAGGCATCGCCGTCGCGCAGGACAATCGGTTCGTCCAACACGACGGGTTGGACGATCGCCTCGGGAACCGCCACTCGTCCGACCCGGGCGATCGCCTCCACCCAGGGTTGGGCGGAACCGTCGAGTAACGGCACTTCCGGGCCGTCGATTTCGATGCGGGCGCGATCGATCCCCATCCCGACCAGGGACGCTAACAGGTGTTCCACGGTTCGCACCTCGGCCCCGTCCGCTTTCAATTCCGTCGAAAGGGTGGTTTGGCTCACCGCTTCCACCCGCGCCGGAATCGTCGGTCCGTTGGGGAGATCGCGGCGCACGAACACCCGCCCCGGGGTCGTCCACTCCGGTTTGACCGTCACCGTGGTGATTTCGCCGCTATGCAAGCCGACCCCGGACAGGGTAAATTCCCCGGCCAAAGTGTACGCACTCCGGTGCTCTGTCCGTTCTGCTGTCATTCCCCTTAAAACCGCTCGCCGATGCCGAAGTGAAAGCGGCTTTCGCCTTCGTCGTTGAAGGCGTAATCGACGCGGATCGGGCCGAGGGGAGACTGCAC from Oxynema aestuarii AP17 harbors:
- the lpxB gene encoding lipid-A-disaccharide synthase, encoding MDRGRAVRIFICTGEVSGDLQGAILVESLFQQAARQGIDLQIVALGGAQMARAGAELLADTTAIGSVGLWESLPFVWPTLQIQRRAKRYLRENPPDLVVAIDYMGPNLAIANFVKRHLPQVKVIYYIAPQEWVWSLGDRTTSEIVRLCDRILAIFPEEARYYREKGASVTWVGHPLLDRQSQWPARDRAREKWAIAPETPAIVLLPASRIQEIRYLLPPLFEAARRIQAALPEVRFYVPLSLGTYREAIEGAIARYGLQATVVDREDTPWAIACADLALTKSGTVNLEIALAGVPQVVLYRVSPLTAWIARHLLRFSIPFMSPPNLVLMKSVVPELLQEEATPENIAREGLQLLRDRETREAMFADYARMKEALGEVGVCDRAAKFLLQWAGDR
- the lpxA gene encoding acyl-ACP--UDP-N-acetylglucosamine O-acyltransferase — its product is MRTLIHPSAVIHPDAQIHPTVEVGPYATIAAQVKVGPGTKIGAHVVLDGQTEIGAANRIYPGAAIGLEPQDLKYDGAPSLTKIGDGNTIREYVTINRATGEGEVTAIGNDNLLMAYVHVAHNCRIADRVVIANNVALAGHVQIEDRAVLGGVLGIHQFVHIGRLAMIGGMSRVDRDVPPYMLVEGNPCRVRSLNLVGLKRAALTREDHQLLKKAFRILYRSGDTLQHALEQLDLLPENEYVAHLQRFLVASLGEGRRGPTSGSKGSRS
- the fabZ gene encoding 3-hydroxyacyl-ACP dehydratase FabZ, with amino-acid sequence MSSSTDLNNSAHRQTEPQTDEESKPTPSQLSIEEIHKLLPHRYPFALVDRILEYVPGERAVGLKNISFNEPQFQGHFPQRPIMPGVLMVEAMAQVGGVVLTQLPGMEGALFLFAGIDKVRFRRPVVPGDQLIMTTELMRMRRRFAQMKARAEVEGQLAVEGELMFSLVD
- the lpxC gene encoding UDP-3-O-acyl-N-acetylglucosamine deacetylase, whose translation is MTAERTEHRSAYTLAGEFTLSGVGLHSGEITTVTVKPEWTTPGRVFVRRDLPNGPTIPARVEAVSQTTLSTELKADGAEVRTVEHLLASLVGMGIDRARIEIDGPEVPLLDGSAQPWVEAIARVGRVAVPEAIVQPVVLDEPIVLRDGDAFVAAFPDEGVRISYGIDFPYAAIGNQWYSWSPDPGQIEPSDFARAIAPARTFGFADQIEALRNAGLIKGGSLDNALVCSADGWLNGPLRFANEPVRHKILDLVGDLSLLGVLPQAHLVAYKASHKLHVRLARAIAESGSSRNCSTPTQSTAQLT